A section of the Chryseobacterium ginsenosidimutans genome encodes:
- a CDS encoding DUF6702 family protein, which translates to MKNLWFFLLPIFFLFSFSEAKHPYHVGSVEINYNQKSKTFEVTGRFFLDDLENGLNSKYGKSLHFNDLKFKTQLNEALKNYSSEYFKLKTNNKFLNVNFVGYEEDHESVNIYLESEKIDNPKKIEAAVSFLYNLFDDQINIVHIIINGERKSEKLNYPNRYLFQQF; encoded by the coding sequence ATGAAGAATTTGTGGTTTTTTTTGCTTCCGATCTTTTTTTTGTTTTCTTTTTCTGAGGCAAAGCATCCTTATCACGTCGGTTCGGTAGAAATTAATTATAACCAGAAATCAAAAACTTTTGAAGTGACGGGACGTTTTTTCCTTGATGACCTAGAAAATGGCTTAAACAGTAAATACGGAAAATCCCTACATTTTAATGATCTGAAATTTAAAACACAGCTTAATGAAGCTTTGAAAAATTATTCTTCCGAATATTTTAAGCTTAAAACCAATAACAAATTCTTAAACGTAAATTTTGTAGGCTACGAAGAAGATCACGAGTCGGTAAATATCTATCTGGAATCTGAAAAAATAGACAATCCTAAGAAAATAGAGGCTGCGGTAAGTTTTCTGTATAATTTATTTGATGATCAAATCAATATTGTCCATATTATTATCAACGGAGAAAGAAAAAGTGAAAAACTGAATTATCCTAACCGTTATTTATTTCAACAATTTTAG
- a CDS encoding HupE/UreJ family protein, which translates to MQDFLFYLKLGWEHIISLDALDHQLFVLALIAAYSFNDLKKILILVTAFTIGHSVTLALSIFDIVRINSTWVEFLIPLTIVLTSLGNIVTKNKKQSQNKINYYLALIFGLIHGMGFANTARVMIAKSQSIAIPLLGFNIGLELGQIAIVFGILILLFILLKIFKVNQKDWILFVSSGVFALSLKMTLERIPF; encoded by the coding sequence ATGCAGGATTTTTTATTTTATCTAAAACTCGGCTGGGAACACATTATTTCATTGGATGCACTCGATCATCAGCTTTTTGTATTGGCTTTAATTGCGGCATATTCTTTTAATGATTTAAAGAAAATTTTAATTCTCGTGACTGCTTTTACCATCGGCCATTCGGTAACTTTGGCGTTGAGTATTTTTGATATTGTAAGAATCAATTCGACATGGGTAGAATTTTTAATTCCGTTGACGATCGTTTTGACTTCTCTCGGCAATATTGTAACGAAAAACAAAAAACAGTCGCAGAATAAAATCAATTATTATTTAGCCTTAATTTTCGGTCTTATCCACGGAATGGGATTCGCCAATACAGCCAGAGTCATGATTGCAAAAAGCCAGAGCATTGCAATTCCGCTTTTGGGCTTCAATATTGGGTTGGAATTAGGACAAATTGCTATCGTTTTCGGTATTTTAATCCTGCTATTTATTTTGCTTAAAATCTTTAAGGTCAATCAGAAAGACTGGATTCTTTTTGTATCTTCAGGCGTCTTTGCCCTATCATTAAAAATGACATTGGAAAGAATTCCGTTTTAG